The Pirellulales bacterium genome window below encodes:
- a CDS encoding biotin--[acetyl-CoA-carboxylase] ligase has product MPAIPPIDTNRLAAANVAARIEHFEEISSTQTRARECAGDADCPLPLLVLADRQTAGRGRQGNTWWTGAGSLAFSLLFDPAMLGGARRLEPRVALAAGVAIVDAVSPRLPEHRVGLHWPNDVYVGSGKLAGVLVEVLADGRHILGIGVNSNNSAADAPPEMRSQVATLRDLSGQAHDQTQLSIDLLDCVTTRLRELWANDPRLLGSFDALCLQHDEALTLYLGERAVAGRCVGIGPDGALILDTQEGVQRFHAGTLRPALLPRQ; this is encoded by the coding sequence ATGCCAGCAATTCCACCAATCGACACCAACCGTCTCGCTGCTGCGAACGTGGCGGCGCGCATCGAGCATTTCGAAGAAATATCGTCGACCCAAACTCGAGCCCGCGAATGCGCCGGCGACGCGGATTGTCCCTTGCCGCTGTTAGTGCTCGCGGATCGACAGACTGCCGGCCGCGGGCGGCAGGGGAACACGTGGTGGACCGGCGCCGGCAGCCTGGCATTTAGCCTGCTATTCGATCCGGCGATGCTGGGGGGCGCGCGGCGGCTCGAGCCGCGCGTGGCGTTGGCCGCGGGCGTGGCGATTGTCGATGCGGTGTCGCCGAGATTGCCGGAGCATCGCGTCGGACTGCACTGGCCGAACGATGTGTATGTCGGCAGCGGGAAGCTGGCCGGCGTGTTGGTGGAAGTGCTTGCCGACGGCCGGCACATTCTGGGGATCGGCGTGAATTCGAACAATTCCGCTGCGGATGCCCCGCCGGAAATGCGATCGCAAGTTGCTACGTTGCGCGATCTCAGCGGCCAAGCCCACGATCAAACGCAACTGTCGATCGATCTGCTGGATTGCGTGACGACGCGCCTGCGCGAACTTTGGGCAAACGATCCGCGCTTGCTCGGCTCGTTCGACGCGCTTTGCCTCCAGCATGATGAAGCGCTGACGCTGTATCTCGGCGAGCGCGCGGTGGCCGGTCGTTGCGTCGGCATCGGCCCCGACGGGGCCCTGATTCTCGACACTCAGGAAGGCGTGCAGCGATTCCACGCCGGCACGTTGCGCCCGGCGCTGCTTCCACGACAATAG